A single Vulpes vulpes isolate BD-2025 chromosome 16, VulVul3, whole genome shotgun sequence DNA region contains:
- the ARSA gene encoding arylsulfatase A yields MGPLWALALASAVGLAAAGPPNIVLIFADDLGYGDLGCYGHPSSATPNLDQLAAGGLRFTDFYVPTSLCTPSRAALLTGRLPVRMGLYPGVLEPGSRGGLPLEEVTLAEVLAARGYLTGIAGKWHLGVGPDGAFLPPHQGFHRFLGIPYSHDQGPCQNLTCFPPSTPCDGSCDQGLVPIPLLANLSVEAQPPWLPGLEARYVAFARDLMADAQRQGRPFFLYYASHHTHYPQFGGQSFSGRSGRGPFGDSLMELDAAVGALMTAVGDLGLLGETLVIFTADNGPETMRMSHGGCSGLLRCGKGTTFDGGVREPALAFWPGHIAPGVTHELASSLDLLPTLASLTGAPLPNVTLDGVDLSPLLLGTGRSPRQSLFFYSAYPDEVHGVFAVRSGKYKAHFFTQGSPHSDTTPDPACHASSPLTAHEPPLLFDLSEDPGENYNLLGGMAEVAPEALQALKQLQLLKAQFDATVTFSPSQMARGEDPALQICCQPGCTPRPSCCHCPEPQA; encoded by the exons ATGGGGCCGCTGTGGGCCCTCGCCCTGGCCTCGGCCGTCGGCCTGGCCGCCGCTGGGCCGCCGAACATCGTGCTGATCTTCGCCGATGACCTGGGCTACGGGGACCTGGGCTGCTACGGGCACCCCAGCTCCGCCACGCCCAACCTGGACCAGCTGGCCGCCGGGGGGCTGCGCTTCACCGACTTCTACGTGCCCACGTCCCTGTGCACGCCCTCCCG GGCCGCGCTCCTGACCGGGCGGCTGCCGGTGCGGATGGGCCTGTACCCCGGCGTCCTGGAGCCCGGCTCCCGCGGGGGCCTGCCCCTGGAGGAGGTGACCCTGGCCGAGGTCCTGGCTGCCCGCGGCTACCTGACGGGGATCGCCGGCAAGTGGCACCTTGGGGTGGGGCCCGACGGGGccttcctgcccccccaccaGGGCTTCCACCGGTTCCTGGGCATCCCGTACTCGCACGACCAG GGCCCTTGCCAGAACCTGACCTGCTTTCCGCCGTCCACCCCCTGTGATGGCAGCTGCGACCAGGGCCTGGTCCCCATCCCGCTGCTGGCCAACCTGTCCGTGGAGGCTCAGCCCCCCTGGCTGCCTGGACTCGAGGCCCGCTACGTGGCTTTCGCCCGTGACCTCATGGCTGATGCCCAGCGCCAGGGCCGCCCGTTTTTCCTGTACTACGCCTCCCAC CACACCCACTACCCCCAGTTCGGGGGGCAGAGCTTCTCCGGGCGCTCAGGCCGAGGGCCGTTCGGGGACTCCCTGATGGAGCTGGATGCAGCTGTGGGGGCCCTGATGACAGCTGTGGGGGACCTGGGGCTGCTCGGAGAGACACTGGTCATCTTCACTGCAGACAATGG GCCTGAGACGATGAGGATGTCCCATGGTGGCTGCTCTGGCCTTCTTCGTTGTGGAAAGGGAACCACCTTTGATGGGGGTGTCCGCGAGCCTGCCTTGGCCTTCTGGCCAGGCCACATTGCTCCTG GTGTGACCCATGAGCTGGCCAGCTCCCTGGACCTGCTGCCCACGCTGGCGTCTCTGACCGGGGCCCCGCTGCCCAACGTCACCTTGGATGGTGTTGATCTCAGCCCCCTGCTGCTGGGCACAGGCAGG AGCCCCCGGCAGTCTCTCTTCTTCTATTCGGCCTACCCGGACGAGGTCCACGGGGTCTTTGCTGTGCGCAGTGGGAAGTACAAAGCTCACTTCTTCACCCAGG gctcTCCCCACAGTGACACCACACCGGACCCTGCCTGCCACGCCTCCAGCCCTCTGACTGCCCATGAGCCCCCACTGCTCTTTGACTTGTCTGAGGACCCTGGTGAGAACTACAACCTCCTGGGAGGAATGGCTGAGGTCGCCCCAGAGGCACTGCAGGCGCTGAAGCAACTTCAGCTGCTCAAGGCCCAGTTTGACGCCACCGTGACCTTCAGCCCCAGCCAGATGGCCCGAGGCGAGGACCCTGCCCTGCAGATCTGCTGTCAGCCTGGCTGTACCCCCCGGCCATCCTGCTGCCActgccctgagccccaggcctGA